The Cryptomeria japonica chromosome 9, Sugi_1.0, whole genome shotgun sequence DNA segment ACCGACCTACAATCTCTCAATGATGTTCTCCAAAATGTAGAGGTACATTTTCTACCTTGTGTTTACCAGATTTCTAGATTttgtctatatgcatatatataaaagACACAACGATCCAGATTTTGTATGTATCTTTATATAATCAGTTTTTGGAAAGAATTAAAAGATCAATTAGTGTTCTattatttgaatgtacaaacaatttTGCAGAGGATAAAGAAAACAAAGGGGATTGTTCTTTCTCCATGGAAATCATTTGAGCTGGAAGCAAACCATCTCAGCTTGATGAAAAGATGTTTAAGAGTTTTAATATTGGCAGAAAGGACAAGAATAGTAAATGGAGAATGCAAAGGAGCCTTTGAAAATCTAAGGTTACTCAGCCTCAACAACCATAATAATTACTCACAGATGGATGTCAGTAAACATCCGAGATTAGCAGTTTTTCTTTTGGACTACAAATTATACTACCCTACCTTTCCTGAGGTAAACTCTACAATCTCTAGCTAATTTTTAATTCTATATTCTCAAAAAAAATCCTTTTTTCTAGGATATTGCTAATTTGAAATGAAATTGTTTTGCAGTTTGCGGGAACCATCCCATCTTCATTGAGATATATGTATATAAAACATGCTACATTGGTTAATATTACCACCATCATTTCCCAAAGTCAATCTTTGCGTTCTCTAACATTGTCGTATTGTACAGGGTTTGATAGCCTTCCTAAAACCTTTGGGAACCTAACTACTTTGGAAAAGTTAAGTTTAGAGTCATGTAATAGTTTGGTGAACCTTCCAAATAGTTTTGGAAATTTATCTTGTTTAAAGAAATTGAGCATAAAATATTGTTCCAGCTTAATGAGCCTTCCAAAAAGTGTGGGTAAATTATCTTCTTTGAATAAGTTAGATTTACAGTCTTGTTCCAGTCTGTTGAGCCTTCTAGACAGTGTGGGCAATTTATCTTCTTTAAATATACTGAGCTTAAGATATTGTTCTAGATTGGTGAGCCTTTCAGACAGTGTGGGTAATTTATCTTCTTTAAAAAAGTTGGATTTATATGGATGTTCCAGCTTGGCGAGCCTTCCAGACAGTTTCGGTAATTTAACTTCTTTCAGTGAGTTGGATTTATATGATTGTTCCAGCTTGGTGAGTCTTCCAAATAGTGTGGGCAATTTATCTTCTTTAGAAATACTGAGCTTAagatattgttctagattgatgaGCCTTTCAGACAGTGTGGGTAATTTATCTTCTTTAAAAAAGTTGGATTTATATAATTGTTCCAGCTTGACGAGTCTTCCAGACAGTTTCGGTAGTTTAACTTCTTTCTGTGAGTTGGATTTATCTTATTGTTCCAGCTTGGTGAGCCTTCCAAATAGTGTGGGCAATTTATCTTCTTTAGAAATATTGAGCTTAAGATATTCTTCTAAATTGGTGAGCCTTCCAGACAGTGTGGGTAATTTATCTTCTTTTAAAAAGTTGGATTTATATAAGTGTTCCAGCTCGGCGAGTCTTCCCGACAGTTTCGGTAATTTAACTTCTTTCAGTGAGTTGGATTTATATGATTGTTCCAGCTTGGTGAGCCTTCCAAATAGTGCAGGCAATTTATCTTCTTTAGAAATACTGAGCTTAAGATATTGTTCTAGATTGGTGAGCCTTTCAGACAGTGTGGGTAATTTATCTTCTTTAAAAAAGTTGGATTTATATGAATGTTCCAGCTTGGTGAGCCTTCCAAACAGTATGGataatttattttctttgaatgAGTTGGATTTATATGATTGTTCCAGCTTGGTAAGCCTTCCAGACACTTTTGGCAATTTATATGGTTTGGTAAAGCTATATTTAACAGGATATAGACAACTATCTATGTTGCCAGAAAGTTTCGGAAACCTCGCTTCTTTAGAGAAGTTGATATTCCGAAATTGCAAGAAGCTCCAGAATCTACCTCAAAATTTTGGTCAGCTGAAGTGCTTAAAATATGTGAGCATACATGAATGCATTGCATTACAGAGCCTCTCTGGTGATTTTGAAAGTTTGAGCTCACTAATTGCTGTGAAGGCTTCAGAATGTCCTCAACTGGAGGAAACTGCAATGGACAAGTTAGCCAAGATGAAGGGATTGATGATGGTGGATATAGATGGAAGCCCTATGTTGGAAAAGCGGTGGGAACAAGTGAAGGAGCAATACTCTTTAGCAGTAGTGGAGTGCGGAAGAAAGGTAATCGTTGTTACACATTTGCTTGTGCTTAACTAGGAATTTTATTTCACTGATTATCACTGCTCAACCTCGTTCTTAATTGAGGGTCTTCGTTGCATTGCAGGAATTCACGGATGAAATCTACCCATGTGTGGATGTCATGTATAGAGCATTTTTCCACAGTGAATCAAAATTCGTGTATGTTGATGAGAATGGGCAACTCGTGGAATCGCCCAGTCCGGCAGGTGGGATAATGCTGTGGTTCTTGTTAAAGGAGTGCGATgtgagatcatcatcatcatcaccaaacAGCAGTTGTTGGGAAGCAGTGAAGAAGGAATGGATGGAGTTGGCGGCTTCGAAGGGGGGACAAATGATTTATGTGGATATGGGAAGGTCATGGGAGGAAAGAGAAAAGCGTGTTCAGCAAGCTCTCCTCCATTTACCCAGAGGCACTCTTGCCTGGATTGCTCCTGACAATAGGGCAAGGCTATCCTTTGCCTATTCCGTGCAGTCTTATTACGAAGATGCTTTCTCTGGCACTCAATCGGAGTATGAGGAATATGTGAAGTATATGGATCCTTATCCGCCCAACTCAATTCGCCTAGGGACGAGGGGGTGGTATGGGGAGCCCGACTTAGGGATTGAGAATTGTATTGTGAGCACATTCACGTTTGTGCACAGAGAGGGAAGGAGGCGGTTTGATGCCCCCAGATTCATTCTCCCCGACTTACACCCTTTGCAGGAACTGAGCCTAAAAGCTTTTCTGACCAAATATTCTCCCCTATTGCAGAAGCAATAAAATTTCTGCAACCTTAATATAGGTACCGGGCTTTCTGCCAGGCGTACCAAAATCGGAAACAACACACTTCATTTTGAAGCAATATTATTCATCTCCCTTCTTTACAAAGCCTTGGATTTTGTATGAGAAGACAGCTTCCAACAAATAATCTCCTCTCTACGAATTTTCATCTTGAAAAGCCCTCAGCTTTTCCGGATCCTATTGAGCATTTctaagttgcattattttattttattaaatccaTAGATTTGTAAAGAaactaaatgat contains these protein-coding regions:
- the LOC131042826 gene encoding disease resistance protein RUN1 isoform X1 is translated as MKSKSVKVVVIYGQGGMGKTTLATAVFSNLDLKNYKYCRIDIEQNCSEADLKLLQQQILRDLYDQNIELRNLNEGREKLSKDFKEHFSKPIFIFVDNALKQSDLEKLLPITDLASLPAQSRILVTTRNLNETRIILEEGVERHSYRVAYLPQEEARKLLCELALGNAQASFDPIVDIEGLLKICQGIPLVLKLVGVRLREHAQSVSACRDVVESLKSELLQGEGDELRERMVDFVYNRLKTSCKEAFLDIVFFFCNWERDQVTYSVGEIEFEELERAALVNVTNEGKVNVHDIVKARGRMLSADGERITDLQSLNDVLQNVERIKKTKGIVLSPWKSFELEANHLSLMKRCLRVLILAERTRIVNGECKGAFENLRLLSLNNHNNYSQMDVSKHPRLAVFLLDYKLYYPTFPEFAGTIPSSLRYMYIKHATLVNITTIISQSQSLRSLTLSYCTGFDSLPKTFGNLTTLEKLSLESCNSLVNLPNSFGNLSCLKKLSIKYCSSLMSLPKSVGKLSSLNKLDLQSCSSLLSLLDSVGNLSSLNILSLRYCSRLVSLSDSVGNLSSLKKLDLYGCSSLASLPDSFGNLTSFSELDLYDCSSLVSLPNSVGNLSSLEILSLRYCSRLMSLSDSVGNLSSLKKLDLYNCSSLTSLPDSFGSLTSFCELDLSYCSSLVSLPNSVGNLSSLEILSLRYSSKLVSLPDSVGNLSSFKKLDLYKCSSSASLPDSFGNLTSFSELDLYDCSSLVSLPNSAGNLSSLEILSLRYCSRLVSLSDSVGNLSSLKKLDLYECSSLVSLPNSMDNLFSLNELDLYDCSSLVSLPDTFGNLYGLVKLYLTGYRQLSMLPESFGNLASLEKLIFRNCKKLQNLPQNFGQLKCLKYVSIHECIALQSLSGDFESLSSLIAVKASECPQLEETAMDKLAKMKGLMMVDIDGSPMLEKRWEQVKEQYSLAVVECGRKEFTDEIYPCVDVMYRAFFHSESKFVYVDENGQLVESPSPAGGIMLWFLLKECDVRSSSSSPNSSCWEAVKKEWMELAASKGGQMIYVDMGRSWEEREKRVQQALLHLPRGTLAWIAPDNRARLSFAYSVQSYYEDAFSGTQSEYEEYVKYMDPYPPNSIRLGTRGWYGEPDLGIENCIVSTFTFVHREGRRRFDAPRFILPDLHPLQELSLKAFLTKYSPLLQKQ
- the LOC131042826 gene encoding disease resistance protein RUN1 isoform X2; protein product: MKSKSVKVVVIYGQGGMGKTTLATAVFSNLDLKNYKYCRIDIEQNCSEADLKLLQQQILRDLYDQNIELRNLNEGREKLSKDFKEHFSKPIFIFVDNALKQSDLEKLLPITDLASLPAQSRILVTTRNLNETRIILEEGVERHSYRVAYLPQEEARKLLCELALGNAQASFDPIVDIEGLLKICQGIPLVLKLVGVRLREHAQSVSACRDVVESLKSELLQGEGDELRERMVDFVYNRLKTSCKEAFLDIVFFFCNWERDQVTYSVGEIEFEELERAALVNVTNEGKVNVHDIVKARGRMLSADGERITDLQSLNDVLQNVERIKKTKGIVLSPWKSFELEANHLSLMKRCLRVLILAERTRIVNGECKGAFENLRLLSLNNHNNYSQMDVSKHPRLAVFLLDYKLYYPTFPEFAGTIPSSLRYMYIKHATLVNITTIISQSQSLRSLTLSYCTGFDSLPKTFGNLTTLEKLSLESCNSLVNLPNSFGNLSCLKKLSIKYCSSLMSLPKSVGKLSSLNKLDLQSCSSLLSLLDSVGNLSSLNILSLRYCSRLVSLSDSVGNLSSLKKLDLYGCSSLASLPDTFGNLYGLVKLYLTGYRQLSMLPESFGNLASLEKLIFRNCKKLQNLPQNFGQLKCLKYVSIHECIALQSLSGDFESLSSLIAVKASECPQLEETAMDKLAKMKGLMMVDIDGSPMLEKRWEQVKEQYSLAVVECGRKEFTDEIYPCVDVMYRAFFHSESKFVYVDENGQLVESPSPAGGIMLWFLLKECDVRSSSSSPNSSCWEAVKKEWMELAASKGGQMIYVDMGRSWEEREKRVQQALLHLPRGTLAWIAPDNRARLSFAYSVQSYYEDAFSGTQSEYEEYVKYMDPYPPNSIRLGTRGWYGEPDLGIENCIVSTFTFVHREGRRRFDAPRFILPDLHPLQELSLKAFLTKYSPLLQKQ